One part of the Candidatus Kouleothrix ribensis genome encodes these proteins:
- a CDS encoding FAD-binding oxidoreductase → MIEALIVGAGVSGLSCGIRLREAGIAAQIWARDMPARSTSSVAAAVWYPYKAYPEHLVIGWARTTYDELMVLRHDPASGIHVRNGHEIFPWQVDEPWWSGAVPSYRRITPAELPAGYRDGYVFEAPVIEMPIYLDYLRQRFEALGGTIEPRTLASLDQALGASDLVVHCSGLGARLLAADSTVFPIRGQIVRVTQVALDTFVLDDYGPSGMAYIVPRSSDCILGGTADEGMEDMAPDLSTAEAIQARCRALEPRLGAAVVLEHKVGLRPGRPTVRLEREQLAGGKLLIHNYGHGGAGVTLSWGCAADVARLIAQA, encoded by the coding sequence ATGATCGAAGCGCTAATCGTCGGCGCCGGGGTATCGGGGCTTTCGTGCGGCATCCGGCTGCGCGAGGCCGGCATTGCCGCACAGATCTGGGCACGCGACATGCCGGCACGCAGCACCTCGAGTGTGGCTGCGGCGGTGTGGTACCCCTACAAGGCCTACCCCGAGCACCTGGTGATCGGCTGGGCGCGCACGACGTACGATGAGCTGATGGTGCTGCGGCACGACCCTGCCAGCGGTATCCATGTGCGCAATGGGCACGAAATCTTCCCATGGCAGGTCGATGAACCGTGGTGGAGCGGGGCTGTGCCGAGCTATCGCCGGATCACACCCGCCGAGCTGCCGGCCGGCTATCGCGACGGCTATGTATTCGAGGCGCCGGTGATCGAGATGCCGATCTACCTCGACTACTTGCGGCAGCGCTTTGAGGCGCTCGGCGGCACAATCGAGCCGCGCACGCTTGCCAGCCTGGATCAGGCGCTGGGCGCAAGCGACCTGGTAGTACACTGTAGTGGGCTGGGCGCGCGCCTGCTGGCGGCCGACTCGACCGTGTTCCCGATTCGCGGGCAGATCGTGCGCGTTACGCAGGTTGCGCTCGATACATTTGTGCTCGACGACTACGGGCCGAGTGGGATGGCGTACATCGTGCCGCGCAGCAGCGATTGCATCCTGGGTGGTACCGCCGACGAGGGCATGGAAGACATGGCCCCGGATCTCTCGACTGCCGAGGCGATCCAGGCACGCTGCCGAGCGCTTGAGCCGCGCCTGGGCGCGGCGGTTGTGCTCGAGCATAAGGTGGGGCTGCGGCCCGGCCGGCCAACTGTACGCCTGGAGCGCGAGCAGTTGGCCGGTGGCAAGCTGCTGATCCACAACTATGGGCACGGCGGCGCGGGCGTGACGCTCTCGTGGGGCTGCGCTGCCGATGTCGCCCGGCTGATCGCCCAGGCTTGA
- the rsmI gene encoding 16S rRNA (cytidine(1402)-2'-O)-methyltransferase has protein sequence MGTLYLVSTPIGNLDDITLRALRVLREASLIAAEDPRQAQRLLARYQIDTPCISYHQHNKLASVDDLLTALANGDVALISNSGTPGMSAPGFELVNACIAAGLTVLPIPGPSTPITALVASGLPTDQFTCLGFLPRRGAERRALLTSLAELPQTLVCFEAAHRVVDALADLLAILGDRRMVAARELTRPQEEFRRQRISQVLAHYSTHRPRGEFTLLVEGRRWPGPRKAQPADLQAVAAPPDEQLPSEAEVAARLRSLRAQGKSGSSAARQIARELGLNKSLIYQIWIGLGQEDTP, from the coding sequence ATGGGAACGCTCTACCTGGTCAGCACGCCGATTGGCAACCTAGACGATATCACCCTGCGCGCGCTGCGTGTGCTGCGCGAGGCCAGCCTGATCGCGGCCGAAGACCCGCGCCAGGCACAGCGCCTGCTCGCGCGCTACCAGATCGATACACCGTGCATTTCATACCACCAGCACAACAAGCTCGCCAGCGTCGACGACCTGCTCACGGCGCTGGCCAATGGCGATGTCGCGCTGATCTCGAACTCGGGCACGCCAGGCATGTCGGCGCCGGGCTTCGAGCTGGTGAATGCGTGTATTGCGGCGGGATTGACGGTGCTGCCCATCCCTGGGCCAAGCACGCCAATCACTGCGCTGGTGGCCTCGGGCCTGCCTACCGATCAGTTCACCTGCCTGGGGTTTCTGCCCAGGCGCGGGGCCGAGCGGCGCGCCTTGCTCACCAGCCTGGCCGAGCTGCCTCAGACGCTGGTGTGCTTCGAGGCCGCGCACCGCGTCGTCGATGCGCTGGCCGATCTGCTGGCGATCCTTGGCGACCGGCGCATGGTCGCAGCCCGCGAGCTGACCAGGCCGCAAGAGGAGTTTCGCCGCCAGCGCATCAGCCAGGTGCTGGCCCACTACAGCACACACCGCCCGCGCGGCGAGTTTACACTGCTGGTCGAGGGCCGGCGCTGGCCTGGCCCGCGTAAGGCCCAGCCGGCCGATCTACAGGCTGTGGCAGCACCGCCCGACGAGCAGCTGCCCAGCGAGGCCGAGGTGGCCGCGCGGCTGCGCAGCCTGCGCGCTCAGGGCAAAAGCGGCAGCTCTGCAGCGCGCCAGATCGCGCGCGAGCTTGGGCTGAATAAGAGCCTGATCTACCAGATCTGGATCGGGCTCGGCCAGGAAGATACACCGTGA
- a CDS encoding response regulator transcription factor, with product MASDDRTIPVRVVVADDHLMYRRGVCATLEMFSEQVQVIGEASNVEDTVQLVERLQPGLVLLDLRMPERRGSLKQPTWEQGIAAIQRIKMLAAAPRILVLSLHDEAIVLFAALRAGAHGYINKSDTYDGSDLADAIRRTVDGEAIYGPLVAQQIRDYHQQREREPAPPAEALTPREHQVLKLLAEHKSNQEIADRLSISIKTVKTHVASILAKLHLASRHEIPIYVRLRGGDK from the coding sequence ATGGCTTCGGATGATAGAACCATACCTGTGCGTGTGGTCGTGGCCGACGACCACCTGATGTATCGCCGCGGTGTGTGTGCGACGCTCGAGATGTTTAGTGAGCAGGTTCAGGTGATTGGCGAGGCCTCGAATGTTGAAGATACCGTACAACTGGTCGAACGGCTTCAGCCCGGCCTGGTGCTGCTGGATCTGCGTATGCCCGAGCGTCGGGGCAGCCTGAAACAGCCGACATGGGAGCAAGGTATTGCCGCGATTCAGCGCATCAAAATGCTGGCAGCCGCGCCGCGCATCCTGGTGCTGAGCCTCCACGATGAGGCGATCGTCCTGTTCGCGGCGCTACGCGCCGGTGCGCATGGTTACATCAACAAAAGCGACACGTACGATGGCTCCGACCTGGCCGACGCGATCCGCCGCACAGTCGATGGCGAGGCGATCTATGGCCCGCTCGTGGCCCAGCAGATCCGCGATTACCACCAGCAGCGCGAGCGCGAGCCGGCGCCGCCAGCCGAAGCCCTGACACCGCGCGAGCACCAGGTATTGAAGCTACTGGCCGAGCATAAATCGAACCAGGAGATTGCCGACAGATTATCGATTAGCATCAAAACCGTAAAAACGCACGTAGCCAGTATTCTGGCCAAATTGCACCTGGCTAGCCGCCACGAGATCCCGATCTATGTGCGCCTACGCGGCGGCGACAAATAA
- a CDS encoding aminotransferase class I/II-fold pyridoxal phosphate-dependent enzyme: MTYERIAERVAKVPPSGIRRFFDIAAQMPDVISLGIGEPDFVTPTHIRAAGIDALNAGKTAYTSNSGLLELRVALSEHLGRLYGTSYDPENELLITVGVSEALQNAMLATINPGDEVIIPEPSFVAYPASVAFAGGTPVFVRTSVEHAFQVTGAAIEAAITPRTRAILIGYPNNPTGAVMPRERLLEIAALAEKYDLLVFSDEIYDRLVYGVEHTCFAALPGMASRTILLGGFSKAYAMTGWRLGWLAAPADITAATRKIHQYAIMSAPTVAQYAGLAALHTGEQAVQQMVAEYDRRRRVIVDGLNQIGLPTFEAQGAFYVFPQVSHLGFTSEEFAEGLLHGQQVAVIPGDAFGPSGAGYVRACYASSLDKIEAALDRIERFVKPYR; this comes from the coding sequence ATGACGTATGAACGAATTGCAGAGCGCGTGGCCAAGGTACCGCCCTCGGGTATCCGGCGCTTTTTCGACATCGCGGCGCAGATGCCCGATGTAATCTCGCTGGGCATCGGCGAGCCCGACTTCGTCACGCCCACGCATATTCGCGCCGCCGGCATCGATGCACTCAATGCGGGCAAGACGGCATATACATCGAACTCGGGCCTGCTCGAGCTGCGTGTAGCCCTTTCCGAGCACCTCGGCCGGCTCTACGGCACCAGCTACGACCCCGAAAACGAGCTGCTGATCACCGTCGGCGTGAGCGAGGCGCTGCAGAACGCGATGCTGGCGACGATCAACCCCGGCGATGAGGTGATCATCCCCGAGCCGAGCTTCGTGGCCTACCCGGCCAGCGTGGCCTTTGCCGGCGGCACCCCGGTGTTTGTGCGCACCAGTGTCGAGCACGCCTTCCAGGTCACCGGCGCGGCGATCGAGGCGGCGATCACGCCGCGCACCCGCGCGATCTTGATCGGCTACCCAAACAACCCGACCGGTGCGGTGATGCCGCGCGAGCGGCTGCTCGAGATCGCCGCGCTGGCCGAAAAGTACGACTTGCTGGTGTTCTCCGACGAGATCTACGACCGGCTGGTGTATGGCGTCGAGCATACCTGCTTCGCGGCGCTGCCGGGTATGGCCAGCCGCACGATCCTGCTGGGCGGCTTCTCGAAGGCCTACGCCATGACCGGCTGGCGCCTGGGCTGGCTCGCCGCACCGGCCGATATTACCGCCGCCACCCGCAAGATCCACCAGTACGCGATCATGTCGGCGCCGACCGTCGCGCAGTACGCCGGCCTGGCGGCCCTGCACACCGGCGAGCAGGCTGTGCAGCAGATGGTCGCCGAGTACGATCGCCGCCGCCGCGTGATCGTCGATGGCCTGAACCAGATCGGGCTGCCAACCTTCGAGGCCCAGGGCGCGTTCTATGTCTTCCCACAGGTTAGCCACCTCGGCTTCACCAGCGAAGAGTTCGCCGAGGGCCTGCTGCACGGCCAGCAGGTGGCGGTTATCCCCGGCGATGCGTTTGGGCCTAGCGGCGCCGGCTATGTTCGCGCCTGCTACGCGTCGTCGCTCGACAAGATCGAAGCCGCGCTCGATCGGATCGAGCGCTTCGTCAAGCCATACCGCTAG
- a CDS encoding serine/threonine protein kinase, whose amino-acid sequence MEQRSASTDRLPAGFRLCGRYVLQRQLATTALSTVYCGFDSETRTLVAIKRLSTEAQPGGLTRASALRVLEAEGQLLRAIDHPQVPRFYDFVCHGDDYFLITEYVAGVPLDALLEEQPPTRTRALAIGRSLCAVVEALHRAGIVHADIKPGNIIVQPNDRVVLLDFGLARRAGRPAAVAVAMGTPHYAPPEQRAGAPLDERSDIYALGCVLDELFTVGRCAALRQAIAPALASVPAERYAGVPALRRALGQAFAAEFGQPAPIHRPLWDAWTIAALLMVLLALAALLLH is encoded by the coding sequence ATGGAACAGCGAAGCGCCTCTACCGATCGGCTGCCAGCCGGCTTCCGGCTGTGCGGCCGGTACGTGCTGCAGCGGCAGCTGGCTACCACCGCGTTGAGCACGGTATATTGCGGGTTCGATAGCGAGACGCGCACGCTCGTGGCGATCAAACGGCTATCGACCGAAGCGCAGCCAGGCGGGCTAACGCGTGCGAGCGCGCTACGCGTGCTCGAGGCCGAGGGGCAGCTGCTGCGGGCAATCGATCATCCACAGGTGCCGCGCTTCTACGATTTTGTTTGCCACGGCGACGATTACTTCCTGATCACCGAATATGTGGCCGGCGTGCCGCTCGATGCGCTGCTGGAAGAGCAGCCGCCGACGCGTACGCGCGCGCTGGCGATCGGCCGCAGCCTGTGTGCGGTGGTCGAAGCGCTGCACCGCGCCGGGATCGTTCACGCCGACATCAAGCCGGGTAATATCATTGTGCAGCCTAACGATCGGGTCGTGCTGCTCGATTTCGGGCTGGCCCGGCGCGCCGGCCGGCCGGCGGCGGTCGCGGTGGCTATGGGCACGCCCCACTACGCGCCGCCCGAGCAGCGTGCCGGCGCGCCGCTCGACGAGCGCAGCGATATCTACGCACTCGGCTGTGTGCTCGACGAGTTGTTCACAGTCGGGCGCTGCGCGGCGCTGCGCCAGGCCATCGCGCCGGCGCTCGCCAGTGTGCCGGCCGAGCGCTACGCCGGGGTGCCGGCGCTACGCCGGGCGCTCGGCCAGGCGTTTGCGGCCGAGTTCGGGCAGCCCGCGCCCATACACAGGCCGCTCTGGGATGCCTGGACAATCGCGGCACTGCTGATGGTGCTGCTGGCACTGGCGGCGCTGCTGCTACACTGA
- a CDS encoding SDR family NAD(P)-dependent oxidoreductase codes for MNLHDKVIVITGASSGFGEQIARRCAQQGARLVLAARTPGPLEQLAGELGARTGRALAVPTDVADDSAVQRLAQATYAHFGRADVLVANAGFGLLDPLAQARLADLQEMIDVNVYGTVRCIQAFLPAMLRSRSGQIVVMASLAGLIATQGMGFYNTSKHALVGMARTLLLELYGTGVRCALVCPGVANTGFQRRADATMYARSTRLVTCTSAQVADATVRAIQRRTHGEVIVPRRARVLTTLSLPVPGLSRLVLRLLG; via the coding sequence GTGAACCTGCACGACAAAGTCATCGTGATCACCGGCGCGTCAAGCGGTTTTGGCGAGCAGATCGCGCGCCGCTGCGCGCAGCAGGGCGCCCGGCTGGTGCTGGCCGCCCGCACACCAGGGCCGCTCGAGCAGCTGGCCGGCGAGCTCGGCGCACGCACCGGCCGTGCCCTGGCGGTGCCTACCGACGTGGCCGACGACAGCGCAGTGCAGCGCCTGGCCCAGGCCACCTACGCCCACTTCGGCCGCGCCGATGTGCTGGTGGCCAACGCCGGCTTCGGCCTGCTCGACCCACTGGCCCAGGCGCGGCTGGCCGATTTGCAAGAGATGATTGATGTCAATGTCTACGGCACCGTGCGCTGCATTCAGGCATTCCTACCGGCCATGCTGCGTAGCCGTAGCGGCCAGATCGTGGTGATGGCCTCGCTGGCGGGGCTGATCGCCACCCAGGGCATGGGCTTCTACAACACAAGCAAGCACGCGCTCGTGGGCATGGCCCGCACGCTGCTGCTCGAGCTGTATGGCACCGGCGTGCGCTGCGCGCTGGTCTGCCCAGGTGTGGCCAACACCGGCTTCCAGCGCCGCGCCGACGCGACCATGTATGCCCGCAGCACGCGCCTGGTTACATGTACTAGCGCGCAGGTCGCCGATGCAACCGTACGCGCCATCCAGCGCCGCACCCATGGCGAGGTGATCGTGCCCCGCCGCGCCCGCGTGCTGACAACCCTGAGCCTGCCGGTTCCAGGCCTGAGCCGGCTGGTGCTGCGCCTGCTTGGCTGA
- a CDS encoding tyrosine--tRNA ligase: MDHIDELLSRGVAEVLVEADLRRKLAGDRPLRLKQGFDPTKPDMHIGHAVGLRKLRKFQQLGHQVVLIVGDWTAQIGDPSGRDETRPRLTAEIVRQNAETYMQQFFKVVDRERTEVRWQSEWFGSFDLERALNLAGRFTLAQLLAHETFRKRYEEGGKLTILELMYPMLQGYDSVMVNPDVEFGGTDQKFNNLAGRELMAQLDMVPQDILLVPLIPGTDGRKMGKTFNNTIDILMPPFEMYSKVLAMSDDVLPLYFEVLTDLPLAELAEIKQALAAGSANPMNYKMRLAREVVAQFHSPADAPAAEAEWIKRFREREIPDQMPEHTISAPTNIVDLLVESKLAASKSEARRLIDGGGVRVDGEKVGSYDLALSPANAAVVQVGRRKFVRVRGT, from the coding sequence ATGGATCATATCGACGAGCTTTTGTCGCGCGGCGTGGCCGAGGTGCTGGTCGAGGCCGACCTGCGCCGCAAGCTGGCCGGCGACCGCCCACTGCGCCTGAAGCAGGGCTTCGACCCGACTAAGCCCGACATGCATATCGGCCACGCGGTCGGCCTGCGCAAGCTGCGCAAGTTCCAGCAGCTGGGCCACCAGGTCGTGCTGATCGTCGGCGATTGGACGGCCCAGATCGGCGATCCAAGCGGCCGCGACGAGACCCGCCCGCGCCTGACGGCCGAGATTGTGCGCCAGAACGCCGAGACCTACATGCAGCAGTTTTTTAAGGTGGTCGACCGCGAGCGCACCGAGGTGCGCTGGCAGAGCGAGTGGTTCGGCAGCTTCGACCTGGAGCGGGCGCTGAACCTGGCCGGCCGCTTTACGCTGGCCCAGCTGCTCGCGCACGAAACCTTCCGCAAGCGCTACGAAGAAGGCGGCAAGCTGACCATCCTCGAGCTGATGTACCCGATGCTGCAGGGCTACGACTCGGTGATGGTCAACCCCGATGTCGAGTTCGGCGGCACCGATCAGAAGTTCAACAACCTGGCCGGCCGCGAGCTGATGGCCCAGCTCGACATGGTGCCGCAAGACATCCTGCTGGTGCCGCTCATCCCCGGCACCGACGGCCGCAAGATGGGCAAGACCTTCAACAATACGATCGACATCCTGATGCCGCCGTTCGAGATGTACAGTAAGGTGCTCGCGATGAGCGACGACGTGCTGCCGCTGTACTTCGAGGTGCTCACCGACTTGCCGCTGGCCGAGCTGGCCGAGATCAAGCAGGCGCTTGCGGCCGGCAGCGCTAATCCGATGAATTACAAAATGCGGCTAGCACGCGAGGTCGTTGCGCAATTCCACAGCCCGGCCGACGCACCGGCTGCCGAGGCCGAGTGGATCAAACGCTTCCGCGAGCGCGAGATCCCCGATCAGATGCCCGAGCATACGATCAGCGCGCCCACCAACATCGTCGACCTGCTGGTCGAGAGCAAGCTGGCCGCCAGCAAGAGCGAGGCGCGCCGGCTGATCGACGGCGGCGGCGTGCGTGTCGATGGCGAAAAAGTCGGCAGCTACGATCTGGCACTCAGCCCGGCAAACGCTGCGGTGGTGCAGGTCGGCCGCCGCAAGTTCGTGCGCGTGCGCGGCACCTGA
- a CDS encoding GAF domain-containing protein translates to MHRQQIGRLMLQANFGRMALERPALFLAHHYRLMVALMIGGLLLSHLLIIEAWPLIILTMLLYGIYTLVRLRLPARYEERFYRPKIQFWRAQLGIAAVTLLLGLLERSGQAGMLWVLYLPALLLISRYCTPQWPYVYPLVAIEVVALAVLARLFELGGQPLSAWQLAGEAGVRVFAVLLPSLLVHYLARVDIAAKHGAAVRDQVVQLLLEQTLFTSDRAALGRAICAACANAVDARSQAIYFFEQDQDQLYRLDDDRRAPPHEAALALQAARTRDIAEEPIERGALRMAAPIYGQSDRAGPVLAVVVLELGIANRYEQQAARRVLAELIDHIWPVCAYASIRMLLDASANRALYRLRLHDVLDVVLDALCNRMGFSFALISLVDEDTQTITTVRGKHVAAGWVTDSRHALSSSDILADVLRTGQIEVIDHWDARFDRAIWQRYNHEAMIRVWVPLGHVGVLEAGYYKCEKTEVARLLIELLRQYARDVTAAIENAQYYEREQHQAALMARLYEASCDLRVGQQPGETQTLLDRIAGAALELLGASIVLLYALNSRDGTFAPPIYAGTIIGRLPLSRPDEHGNIVRHIAHEREPYYQPDAQTDARLIGGEFVADPTTKHRTFTERQKIVSFAGVPLLAQGNLLGVLCVNYRERHQFSAYDRQVLELFAQQAAAIIASDALAREQERRRLEYDLHDTVKSSVRGMILFSRAASGTLIEAPEQAEVHLHQIRRIAWNILADVDMILKDLSPIGSDNQALHSYIRASIGRLAVGSAAKLVFEIDEQLPAFPMLVTRTLLQLIHEAVMNALEHAHAQTIRISLHCSGTSVDLAITDDGRGFNLDTIAGGNHRGIAIMHERIAMVDGTLAIYSAPGQGTTVRGVLPLKESVYGFG, encoded by the coding sequence ATGCATCGTCAGCAAATCGGCCGCTTAATGCTCCAGGCCAACTTTGGCCGCATGGCCCTCGAGCGGCCGGCTTTATTTCTGGCGCATCACTACCGGCTGATGGTTGCGCTGATGATCGGCGGGCTGCTGCTATCGCACCTGCTGATCATCGAGGCATGGCCGCTGATTATACTCACAATGCTGCTCTACGGCATATACACGCTCGTTCGGCTCAGGCTACCCGCGCGGTACGAAGAGCGCTTCTACCGCCCCAAGATCCAGTTCTGGCGCGCACAGCTGGGCATTGCCGCCGTGACACTGCTGCTGGGGCTGCTGGAGCGCAGCGGGCAGGCCGGCATGCTGTGGGTGTTGTACCTGCCGGCGCTGCTCTTGATCAGCCGGTATTGCACGCCGCAGTGGCCATATGTCTACCCGCTGGTGGCGATCGAGGTGGTGGCGCTGGCGGTGCTGGCGCGCCTGTTCGAGCTGGGCGGCCAGCCGCTGAGCGCCTGGCAATTGGCCGGCGAGGCCGGCGTGCGCGTGTTCGCTGTGCTGCTGCCGAGCCTGCTTGTTCACTATCTGGCGCGTGTCGATATTGCGGCTAAGCACGGCGCGGCCGTGCGCGATCAGGTGGTGCAGCTGCTGCTCGAGCAGACCCTGTTCACGAGTGATCGTGCGGCGCTGGGCCGGGCAATCTGTGCGGCCTGCGCCAACGCGGTGGATGCGCGCAGCCAGGCGATCTACTTTTTCGAGCAAGATCAAGATCAGCTGTACCGGCTCGACGACGACCGGCGCGCGCCGCCGCACGAGGCCGCGCTGGCGCTGCAGGCCGCGCGCACCCGCGACATTGCCGAGGAGCCGATCGAGCGTGGGGCGCTGCGCATGGCCGCACCGATCTACGGCCAGTCGGATCGGGCCGGGCCGGTGCTGGCAGTGGTGGTGCTCGAGCTGGGCATCGCCAACCGCTACGAGCAACAGGCCGCGCGGCGCGTCCTAGCCGAGCTGATCGACCATATCTGGCCAGTCTGTGCATACGCCAGCATCCGCATGCTGCTTGATGCCAGCGCCAACCGCGCGCTCTACCGGCTGCGCCTGCACGACGTGCTCGACGTAGTGCTCGACGCGCTGTGCAACCGCATGGGCTTCTCGTTCGCGTTGATCTCGCTGGTCGATGAAGATACGCAGACGATCACCACCGTGCGCGGCAAGCATGTTGCGGCCGGCTGGGTGACCGATTCGCGCCACGCGCTGAGCAGCTCGGATATTCTGGCCGACGTGCTGCGCACCGGCCAGATCGAGGTGATCGATCACTGGGATGCCCGCTTCGACCGCGCGATCTGGCAACGCTACAACCATGAGGCCATGATTCGCGTGTGGGTGCCGCTGGGGCATGTCGGAGTTTTAGAAGCTGGCTACTACAAGTGCGAAAAAACCGAAGTCGCACGTTTACTAATTGAGCTACTCAGGCAGTATGCCCGCGACGTGACGGCAGCGATCGAAAATGCCCAGTATTACGAGCGTGAACAGCACCAGGCCGCGCTGATGGCCCGGCTGTACGAGGCAAGCTGCGACCTGCGGGTGGGCCAGCAGCCAGGCGAGACACAGACCCTGCTCGATCGCATCGCCGGCGCGGCGCTGGAGCTGCTAGGCGCCAGCATTGTGCTGCTGTACGCGCTGAATAGTCGCGACGGTACGTTCGCGCCGCCGATCTATGCCGGTACGATCATCGGCCGGCTGCCGCTTAGCCGCCCCGACGAGCACGGCAATATTGTGCGGCATATCGCGCACGAGCGCGAGCCATACTATCAGCCCGATGCCCAGACCGACGCGCGGCTGATTGGCGGTGAGTTTGTGGCTGATCCTACGACAAAGCATCGTACGTTCACCGAGCGGCAGAAGATCGTGTCGTTCGCAGGCGTACCGCTGCTGGCGCAGGGCAACCTGCTTGGCGTGTTGTGCGTGAACTACCGCGAGCGGCACCAGTTCAGCGCCTACGATCGGCAGGTACTCGAACTGTTTGCCCAGCAAGCTGCGGCGATCATCGCCTCGGATGCACTGGCGCGCGAGCAAGAGCGCCGCCGGCTCGAGTACGATCTGCACGACACAGTGAAGTCGAGCGTGCGCGGCATGATCCTATTCAGCCGGGCGGCATCGGGCACGCTGATCGAGGCGCCCGAGCAGGCCGAAGTGCATCTGCATCAGATCCGGCGGATCGCCTGGAACATTCTGGCCGATGTCGACATGATCCTGAAAGATCTATCGCCGATCGGCAGCGACAACCAGGCCCTGCACTCGTATATTCGCGCCTCGATCGGGCGGCTGGCGGTTGGCAGCGCCGCGAAGCTGGTGTTCGAGATCGATGAGCAGCTGCCCGCATTTCCAATGCTGGTGACGCGCACGCTGCTCCAGCTGATCCACGAGGCGGTGATGAACGCATTGGAGCATGCGCATGCACAGACTATCCGGATCAGCCTGCATTGCTCGGGCACCAGCGTCGATCTGGCTATTACCGATGACGGCCGTGGATTTAATCTCGACACAATCGCCGGCGGTAACCATCGCGGGATCGCGATCATGCACGAGCGCATCGCGATGGTCGACGGAACGTTAGCGATCTACTCAGCGCCGGGCCAGGGAACAACTGTGCGCGGAGTCCTACCGTTGAAGGAGTCGGTCTATGGCTTCGGATGA